In the genome of Raphanus sativus cultivar WK10039 chromosome 9, ASM80110v3, whole genome shotgun sequence, the window tatcatgctttctatacaatgcaacctaccaacttaaattaaaccaaatcttaaccaacatagattagttaaacctaaccagtaacacttttataattttttggttaatattttaatataattagatcatataaaactgaaccactcttaaataacgacgttccatatcattccaaacataagagaaaaaatatctgatttatttacaacgtaagcatacaaagaccgtctatgcttatgctcattgatcttccaaaaaccaaataattgtggcatagaccaacataggctcatgttcgtatcactaactttacttccatatatttacttttcacctacatcatatcacaacatacacagttatgcaagaacataatttttttttgttcaaacaaccaaataatggtggcatatggtcagtagattttttaaatatgttttttatatattacattttacgagactatgtgtataagttttttttttgaaaaagaacataactatgtgtataagttaaaaggtaaaaagtgtgacaaggcaaattattatactaaaaatgaaagaagattaaatacaaactaataacaagtacaaaacaaattataacactttaaattctatatatatttaataaaatattatatatgtcttatatatgtctaatatgtatatatatatatatataaatgttacacaaaatatatataatattatatacacatattatatatatcatatattattaattgaaatttgacaaatcaatttccgccttttagggcgggtcctaatctagttatttttaaagtaaaacaCAATGTAAAAGTGTGGTAACCgtccttttatttttctaatgatAAACAATGTGTTGATGAAATAATTAATTTGGCATGGTCATTATTTTCACAAggattatatagttaaaataaatttaaattatgttttctggttcaataaatatttttttttacttcaaatCATTTTAAGTAAAACATTGAATTGAAAGCAAAAGTATGGTACCCGTCCTTTAATTTCCAGTTATAAAATATGGCTgttgaaataattaatttggCTGAAACTTTTCTTAATCAAGCCATCAATAATATCGACAATAGATTACTAAAATAGGAGTATTAAATAAAGTTTTTGTACTGTTTATAGTGATCCAAAACTGTGTAACCCgaggaaaatataaattaaagaatagTTTGACATATGTGGCAAATGGTTTTGGTAGTATTAGCATTATTGTCGGTATTAGATGTTGGTGGAGTATTATATATGTAGTTGCGTGAAGTGTTTTATGAAACAGAAGATTAATTAATAGCTTAAAAacaaatgtaataaataatcataaactGAAATGATACATTGGAATTATTGAAAATTGACAGGTGGTAGGAAGGTGCAGCTTTGTGGAGTGGCACAGTATGGGAATCTGATAGGAATCACTGTTGGGTACACCATCACTGCTTCTATTAGTTTGGTGTAAGTCAACTATGTGTGAATatgttattttactttttaaccgTTACCAAATGtacagttttgttttttttatcatattgatGTGATTAGTATGGTTTCTTGCGCAGAGCGGTCGGTAAAGCGAACTGTTACCACAATAAAGGTCACCATGCAGATTGTACAATATCGAACTATCCGTATATGGCGGCCTTCGGGATTATTCAGATCCTTCTTAGCCAGATCCCCAACTTTCACAAGCTCTCTTTTCTTTCCCTTATGGCTGCGGTTATGTCCTTCGCTTACGCAAGTATTGGGATTGGCCTAGCCATCGCGACGGTCGCAGGTACATATACAAATCTATCAAggatttaattagtttttacaaaaaaaaaaggttttaattAGTTGCAAAACGACACCTACTACCAATTATTGGTCATCAAGTAGTAGTTTTCAATGTATCTATATCAATAATTGTAACAAGATAGATAAAACAACAAAGTAATGGTTGATATGTTACGATATGAAAAGGTGGGAAAGTGGGTAAGACGAATATGACTGGAACGGTGGTAGGAGTTGATGTAACTGCGGCTCAGAAGATATGGAGATCGTTTCAAGCGGTTGGGGACATAGCGTTTGCTTATGCTTACGCCACGGTCCTCATCGAGATTCAGGCAAGTTGTCACCAATCAGTTTTACTATTGAGTCTTGTTAGCTTTGAATATGAACCTCTTGATAGAATTGTGGTTTGAGATTATTGACAATGACAATCAATTCTCTGTGGACCACTTTTTATGTGCATTACTACAAAAGAGTCAAAAAGAAGAGAATCTGTCTTTTAGCTTAAAGGCATAACATGTGCTTATTAGTGACAAGATGTCACATTCAAAGACAGCAAACAACGATATTCATTGTTATCAATGGACTTTAGCATAATGAGTTGACAATATAGTTCTGAATTTTTTTGTCACTTAATGATATTAGTTTCAACCTTTTTAGTGTACTGTATTTAGTACAGTAGAGTGTATATGTCGACTAGAAGGTGACGGCTTAATAAGATTTACGTTAAACACAAGAGACAAAAGTGGATTTGCATGCACTAACTGGTGAGAGTTTGATACTTTTTGCAGGACACATTGAGATCTAGCCCAGCAGAGAACAAAGCTATGAAAAGAGCAAGCTTTGTTGGAGTATCAACCACCACTTTCTTCTACATCTTATGTGGTTGTCTCGGCTATGCTGCATTTGGAAACAAAGCCCCTGGAGATTTCCTCACTGATTTCGGATTCTACGAGCCATTTTGGCTTATTGACTTTGCAAACGCTTGCATTGCTTTCCATCTCATTGGTGCCTATCAGGTAAAACCAAatccaaaagaagaaaaacattgttttgtttttgcacTTTCTCTCAGACgttagttaataaaaaataaacatacttCTTGCAGGTGTTCGCCCAGCCCATATTCCAGTTTGTTGAGAAGAAATGCAATAGAAACTGGCCTGACAACAAGTTCATCACATCTGAATATTCAGTAAACATACCATTCCTTGGAAAATTCAACATCAACTTCTTCAGATTGGTGTGGAGGACAGCTTATGTGGTTATAACAACTTTGGTAGCTATGATATTCCCTTTCTTCAACGCGATCTTGGGTCTTATTGGAGCAGCTTCCTTCTGGCCTTTAACGGTTTATTTCCCTGTGGAGATGCACATAGCACAAACTAAGGTTAAGAAGTACTCCCCTAGATGGATTGGGCTGAAAATGTTGTGCTGGGTTTGCTTGATCGTCTCCCTTTTAGCTGCAGCTGGTTCCATCGCAGGACTCATAAGTAGTGTCAAGACATACAAGCCTTTCCGAACTATCCATGAGTGAATTTGAGATCCATGAGAGTAAGAAAATGTAATAGTTTGGTCTTTTCTTTGTAACTGTTTGGTGTCTAAAATCCaaatgaaaatattgtattGCTTAAAAAGCTACATGAGTGTCTATGTATCCATAACTTTCAATTTAATACATATGACCCAATAACAGCTTTTgcaaatctttttcaaaaaaagaaaaaacaaacagcTTTTGCAAATAATACATAAACCATAAGGGCATAACACAAATGTATGATTTATGAAGATGGACAATGAATCTCTACTACTTGCGGAATccatttgtttcttcttcttcttttttttttttttcttaagcaCTCTCATCCTTGACTCTCTGGAACGGAAGCTTTTGGATCAAAATTGGTCGTGTGATCGAACGATCTCGATGCGCACTTGGTCAATCGAACAATGTCTaaaaaaacatgattcatcCATCCATAGACTCAAATCTCAATGAAAATGTACTAAGGTTCTTATGTCCATGAACACCTAAACCTTTTCTCCGTACATGTATGACTACCAAGTTTTATGTGCAAACACAAACACTGCTATTTCCAAGTCATGTATATGATAATTTTCCTAGTGCTTCCTCAACTGCCGAGTTGCATAAGCAATCATGCGCTCTTCAAGCATCAAGACGCACCGAAATTCCATATAAAACGGATTAGTGAATATCACTTTAAAAAACTCCAGGCTGGGGTTTATAACTAAAAACCAATTTTGTGTCAAAGGAACCTAATAAAATGTGATTGACATGTAATTTTCTCTAAAAAATCAATGGATGGGTGTATATTGATACTGACCAACTGCATCACCAGGCTTGAAGGTATCTATGACTAAAACACCAAAACCTCACCCCACTGGATCTGATATATAGGAGAAATAGGCATAACCTCGGCTATTGAGAATTAAGTAAGAAATTAGTGTGACAGCAAACACCATTGTCTTGTTTTTCTCTTTGCCACTGGTTTTTGATTAGCAAATAAATCACATAATTAGAGGGAAACTGATGAGGTGAGTTTGTATGTTTGATGCTGATGGATAAGTGTAGAAGGAAAGATGTAACATTTTCAATATGTAGGCACTTCCTTAAtgagtgtttcaaaaaaaaaaaaaaaaaaaggcactTCCTTAATGAAAATTTCGGTACACATCACTTTTAAATAACGTTTGGATTTAGTAGTCATTCTATTAAATCGATAGCCTTTTGAATAAGAACATTTTCAGCCAACCTCCCAGTTCCACCTACGATAAGAGTACAAAAGACTAGTTTTCTTCCAATCCAAGCAATCCAAGTAATCCAAGCATAAacaattagaaaataattaGCAAGTTGGGAGCTCTTAACTAATCTTCAAAGTTTTGTTCTTCCTCGCGATGATTACTTCTTaccttctttttttcctttttgtttctcGCAAATTGTATTGTGTAACAGATTTTGCTTTAAGTCATCAACCAAACCAGCAACTAGGCCGGTCCAAATATTTTAGGGGTATGAGGCGAAAACAATTGTTTCTGCTACTAGTTTTATAAAgcttaaattttattaataaattgaaATCTGATACAAAACGGCGGTTTAAGGGATACAACTctagttttttatataaaaggtTGCCACACAAATGTGTTTTTTGTTAactataaaaaactaaaaagactgttagataataataataatatcaagtATATGCTCATGTTGATTTGTCTTGTACCAAATATCTAACTTATTTCGATTAGGATATCCATAACACTGGGATGAGGATGATATCTTCAGCTATAACATCAGGCTAACCCGGTTAATCCTTCTTTTTCTCTTGGAATTTTAGTGATAGTTTTTCAGATTGCCACGAGTTTTTTGAGCAATAACCTTTTTAATCTTCTGGTTGTAGGacaaaaaaacatgttaaattATGTGTTGACGTTTCTCTTTATGAAGTATTCCGTAGCACATCAGTTTAACTATATCTTGGGTTCgttgataaaacaaaaaatgttatgCTTTTGTAGTTAGTTAATACTCCATCAGTTTTTAAAAGATCTatgttctaaatttttttttgttttttaaaaaatacattttttac includes:
- the LOC108825490 gene encoding amino acid permease 1, giving the protein MKSFNTDQHGHSAAESGDVYAMSDPTKNVDDDGREKRTGTWLTASAHIITAVIGSGVLSLAWAIAQLGWIAGTLILIIFSFITYFTSTMLADCYRAPDPLTGKRNYTYMDVVRSYLGGRKVQLCGVAQYGNLIGITVGYTITASISLVAVGKANCYHNKGHHADCTISNYPYMAAFGIIQILLSQIPNFHKLSFLSLMAAVMSFAYASIGIGLAIATVAGGKVGKTNMTGTVVGVDVTAAQKIWRSFQAVGDIAFAYAYATVLIEIQDTLRSSPAENKAMKRASFVGVSTTTFFYILCGCLGYAAFGNKAPGDFLTDFGFYEPFWLIDFANACIAFHLIGAYQVFAQPIFQFVEKKCNRNWPDNKFITSEYSVNIPFLGKFNINFFRLVWRTAYVVITTLVAMIFPFFNAILGLIGAASFWPLTVYFPVEMHIAQTKVKKYSPRWIGLKMLCWVCLIVSLLAAAGSIAGLISSVKTYKPFRTIHE